Proteins from a genomic interval of Desulfofustis limnaeus:
- a CDS encoding 3-isopropylmalate dehydratase small subunit: MNRFGGAVFRLDRDNINTDEIIPARYLTENSKTALKPHLLEDLLIDGHRFDPHNQALHQARVLVSRKNFGCGSSREHAVWVLEVNDISVVIAESFARIFRQNMFNCGILAIELAAADIEQIFSLPEPLSATVDLEASCVRMISTAAGSTSHTSATFPFTLNEFDRQLIAAGGWLAFADERY; this comes from the coding sequence ATGAATCGTTTCGGCGGAGCTGTTTTTCGTCTTGATCGCGACAATATCAACACCGATGAGATCATTCCCGCGAGATATCTCACCGAGAACTCCAAAACGGCCCTCAAACCGCATCTGCTTGAAGACCTTCTCATAGACGGCCACCGATTCGACCCGCACAATCAAGCACTGCATCAGGCCCGGGTGCTGGTCAGCAGAAAGAACTTCGGCTGCGGCTCATCCCGGGAGCACGCCGTGTGGGTACTCGAAGTCAACGATATCTCGGTGGTCATCGCCGAGAGTTTCGCCCGCATCTTTCGCCAGAACATGTTCAACTGCGGCATCCTGGCCATCGAACTGGCAGCAGCAGACATCGAGCAGATCTTTTCCTTGCCGGAACCGCTGAGCGCAACGGTAGACCTCGAGGCCAGCTGCGTGCGCATGATCTCGACCGCAGCCGGCAGCACTTCGCATACCTCCGCCACTTTCCCGTTTACGTTGAACGAGTTCGATCGCCAGCTGATCGCTGCCGGCGGCTGGCTCGCCTTCGCCGATGAGCGTTATTGA
- a CDS encoding 3-isopropylmalate dehydratase large subunit encodes MGKTIAEKIFAAHLRDRISDETMVLDIDVVLCHEITTPIAIMDLIEKGKDQVFDPSRIKAVIDHVSPPKDSKTATQAKILRDWARRHRIKDFFDIGANGVCHAIFPEKGFIRPGNTVIMGDSHTCTHGAFGAFAAGVGTTDLEVGIYKGVCSFRTPRTMKISLTGALPQGTTAKDVILAIIGRIGVNGATDRVIEFVGPVVDSMSMAARMTLCNMAIEAGGTCSICPPDRTTATYLWPFIQDQYASIDEAVADFAQWQADPDARYESEMTIDVSDLEPQVTFDYKPDQVKGVTEMAGTPVDQVYIGSCTNGRIEDLREAAVILKGRRIADSLRGIVVPATTEIYRQALAEGLLTTFLDSGFCVMNPSCGACLGMSAGVLAEGEVCASTTNRNFNGRMGKGGMVHLMSPLTAAATAVVGTIADPRPFLS; translated from the coding sequence ATGGGAAAAACCATTGCCGAAAAAATATTCGCCGCCCATCTCCGCGACCGTATCAGCGATGAGACCATGGTTCTCGACATCGATGTGGTACTCTGTCATGAAATCACCACTCCCATTGCCATCATGGATCTCATCGAGAAAGGCAAGGATCAGGTCTTCGATCCAAGCCGCATCAAAGCCGTGATCGATCACGTCTCCCCACCCAAGGACAGCAAGACGGCAACCCAGGCAAAGATCCTGCGCGACTGGGCGAGACGCCACCGGATCAAGGATTTTTTCGACATCGGCGCCAACGGCGTCTGCCACGCCATATTCCCGGAAAAGGGCTTTATCAGGCCGGGCAACACGGTCATCATGGGTGATTCCCACACCTGCACGCATGGCGCCTTCGGCGCCTTTGCCGCCGGTGTCGGCACCACCGACCTGGAGGTGGGCATCTACAAGGGGGTCTGCTCGTTTCGCACCCCGCGAACCATGAAAATCTCACTCACCGGTGCCTTGCCCCAAGGCACCACTGCCAAAGACGTGATCCTCGCCATTATTGGCCGTATCGGCGTCAATGGGGCCACCGATCGGGTTATCGAGTTTGTCGGACCGGTGGTCGATTCCATGTCCATGGCCGCCCGCATGACCCTGTGCAATATGGCCATCGAAGCCGGCGGCACCTGCAGCATCTGCCCGCCCGACAGGACCACGGCGACGTACCTCTGGCCGTTTATTCAGGATCAGTACGCCAGTATAGACGAGGCGGTTGCCGACTTTGCCCAGTGGCAGGCGGACCCGGACGCCCGCTACGAATCGGAGATGACGATCGACGTCAGCGATCTCGAACCGCAGGTGACCTTCGACTACAAACCGGACCAGGTGAAAGGCGTCACCGAGATGGCCGGCACCCCGGTAGACCAGGTCTACATCGGTTCCTGCACCAACGGTCGGATCGAGGACCTACGGGAAGCCGCCGTCATCCTCAAGGGCCGCCGCATTGCCGACTCCCTGCGGGGCATCGTTGTCCCGGCAACTACCGAAATCTATCGGCAGGCGCTCGCAGAAGGCCTCTTGACAACCTTTCTTGACAGCGGTTTTTGTGTTATGAACCCCAGCTGCGGCGCCTGCCTCGGCATGAGCGCCGGCGTTCTCGCCGAAGGCGAGGTCTGCGCTTCGACCACCAATCGCAACTTCAATGGCCGGATGGGCAAAGGCGGCATGGTCCACCTGATGAGTCCGTTGACTGCCGCCGCTACGGCCGTGGTCGGGACCATTGCCGATCCCCGACCGTTTCTTTCCTGA
- a CDS encoding extracellular solute-binding protein produces the protein MVFTRRVVEALGCLLVLVCAVAAQAAHGLSIDGELKYGPAFERFAYTSPDAVKGGELILHEVGGFDKMNPFTLKGTAPGLVQSLVYESLTESSLDEPFSQYGLLASDMTIAADRLSVIFVLDEAAKFSDGVPVTADDVVFSVTTLKSDQVHPFYPSYYNDIAGAEKIDERTIRISFTKINRELPLIAGQMPVFPRHQFVGQSFANRELRQPVGSGPYLVESFSQGRSVVYRRNPDYWAAEHPVRRHQFNFDRIVVKYYKDQTVALEAFKAGEFDVMSINIAKQWVRDLRGEKIDDGRIVKGDFAHRNNAGMQGFVMNTRRPQFQDPRVRRALTLAFDFEWTNRALFYDQYVRSHSFFSNSYLAATGLPTPAEMALLAPFRDRVPEEVFTTPLAVPRSDEPGGMRHNLQEAVRLLQQSGWRLQDGVMRNAQGIPLSFEIMLVSATFERVMAGYVENLKRIGVDARYRTIDPALYTERITAFDFDMCVFVFGQSQSPGNEQRNFWHSQAADRRGSRNIAGIKDPVVDHLVEKIIYAEDRYQLIAACRALDRVLWYGYYLVPNWYLDHYRIAYHNRFNLPETLPLYYSDLSLLMTWWKRD, from the coding sequence ATGGTTTTCACAAGACGAGTGGTGGAAGCGCTGGGGTGCCTGCTGGTTCTTGTGTGCGCGGTGGCCGCGCAGGCGGCGCATGGTCTCAGTATCGATGGTGAGCTGAAATACGGTCCGGCCTTCGAACGATTCGCCTATACATCGCCGGATGCGGTCAAAGGGGGAGAATTGATTCTTCACGAGGTGGGCGGCTTCGATAAGATGAATCCGTTCACTCTCAAAGGAACAGCTCCCGGGTTGGTCCAATCACTGGTCTATGAATCTCTCACTGAGTCGAGTCTCGATGAGCCGTTCAGCCAATATGGGCTGCTGGCGAGCGACATGACGATCGCCGCCGACCGCTTGTCGGTGATTTTTGTCCTGGACGAGGCGGCCAAGTTTTCCGATGGTGTGCCGGTAACCGCCGACGATGTGGTGTTCAGTGTCACCACCTTGAAGAGCGATCAGGTCCATCCGTTCTATCCCTCCTATTACAACGATATCGCCGGCGCTGAAAAAATCGATGAACGGACGATTCGGATCTCCTTCACCAAGATCAACCGGGAATTGCCGCTGATCGCCGGACAAATGCCGGTTTTTCCGCGCCACCAGTTTGTCGGACAATCATTTGCCAACCGTGAATTGCGCCAACCGGTCGGTTCCGGTCCCTATCTGGTCGAGTCGTTCAGCCAGGGGCGGTCGGTGGTCTATCGTCGAAACCCTGATTACTGGGCGGCCGAACATCCGGTACGACGCCATCAGTTCAATTTCGACCGGATTGTCGTTAAATATTACAAAGACCAGACAGTCGCACTGGAGGCCTTCAAGGCCGGTGAGTTCGATGTGATGTCGATCAACATCGCCAAGCAATGGGTGCGAGATTTACGAGGTGAAAAAATTGATGACGGACGCATTGTCAAAGGGGACTTCGCCCACCGCAACAATGCCGGCATGCAAGGTTTTGTGATGAATACGCGCCGCCCGCAATTCCAGGACCCACGGGTGCGCCGGGCGCTGACGCTGGCCTTTGATTTCGAATGGACCAATCGGGCCCTGTTCTACGATCAATATGTTCGCAGTCATTCGTTTTTCAGTAATTCCTACCTTGCCGCTACCGGATTGCCGACGCCGGCGGAGATGGCATTGCTGGCGCCGTTTCGTGACCGTGTGCCGGAGGAAGTGTTCACCACGCCACTGGCGGTGCCACGTTCAGACGAACCGGGTGGTATGCGGCACAACCTGCAGGAGGCCGTCAGGCTCCTGCAGCAGAGTGGCTGGCGACTGCAGGACGGCGTCATGCGCAACGCCCAGGGCATCCCGCTGTCATTTGAAATCATGCTCGTCTCCGCAACATTTGAGCGGGTCATGGCCGGATATGTGGAAAACCTCAAAAGGATCGGTGTCGACGCCCGATATCGAACGATTGATCCAGCCTTGTATACGGAACGGATTACTGCCTTCGATTTCGACATGTGTGTCTTTGTGTTCGGCCAATCCCAGTCCCCCGGCAACGAACAGCGCAATTTCTGGCATTCCCAGGCGGCGGACCGAAGAGGCTCACGAAATATCGCCGGCATCAAGGATCCGGTCGTGGATCATCTGGTGGAAAAAATCATCTATGCCGAAGACCGGTATCAGTTGATAGCCGCTTGCCGGGCCCTCGATCGGGTGCTCTGGTATGGCTATTATCTGGTCCCCAACTGGTATCTTGACCATTATCGGATTGCCTATCATAACCGTTTTAACCTGCCGGAAACGCTTCCACTCTATTACAGCGATCTGTCGTTGTTGATGACCTGGTGGAAGCGCGACTAG
- a CDS encoding cold-shock protein, with protein MSDRVKGKVKWFNASKGYGFLERPDGEADVFVHFSAIQGEGFRTLEEGEPVEFSVAQTDKGLQAENVVKTS; from the coding sequence ATGTCGGATCGTGTAAAGGGTAAGGTGAAATGGTTCAACGCAAGCAAGGGGTATGGATTTCTTGAAAGGCCGGATGGCGAGGCTGATGTCTTCGTGCATTTCAGCGCCATTCAAGGAGAAGGATTCCGCACCCTTGAAGAGGGAGAACCGGTGGAATTCTCGGTAGCTCAGACCGATAAAGGGTTGCAAGCAGAAAATGTGGTGAAGACGAGCTGA
- the tsaE gene encoding tRNA (adenosine(37)-N6)-threonylcarbamoyltransferase complex ATPase subunit type 1 TsaE, with translation MATIDERLRLPSLESTRRFGVALGMVCRAGDIIAFGGDLGAGKTTLIQAVAKGAGVHADEYVCSPSFALLHEYQGHIPLYHLDLYRLRSADEVLALGLDDYFQRDGIALVEWYDRAPELFPVETLIVRLFPHGASGRQLHLFTEGTDWQQRIGRLLAERTWLEKGSEQKHERSC, from the coding sequence ATGGCAACTATCGACGAACGGCTCCGTCTGCCGTCCCTGGAATCGACCAGGCGTTTCGGCGTCGCTCTCGGCATGGTGTGCCGGGCCGGTGATATCATCGCCTTCGGCGGTGATCTCGGCGCCGGAAAAACGACCTTGATTCAGGCGGTGGCCAAAGGGGCGGGGGTCCATGCCGATGAGTATGTCTGCAGCCCCTCATTCGCTTTGCTGCACGAATATCAGGGACACATTCCCCTGTATCACCTCGACCTGTATCGACTCCGCTCTGCCGACGAGGTGTTGGCGTTGGGTCTCGACGACTATTTTCAGCGCGACGGTATCGCCCTGGTGGAGTGGTATGACCGGGCTCCTGAACTTTTCCCGGTCGAGACGTTGATCGTTCGATTATTCCCTCACGGAGCATCCGGCCGTCAGCTGCACCTCTTCACCGAAGGAACAGACTGGCAGCAGCGCATCGGTCGGTTACTGGCCGAGCGTACGTGGCTGGAGAAAGGGAGTGAGCAGAAACATGAGCGGTCGTGCTGA